One Lepisosteus oculatus isolate fLepOcu1 chromosome 13, fLepOcu1.hap2, whole genome shotgun sequence genomic region harbors:
- the fam43a gene encoding protein FAM43A yields the protein MLPWKKNKFDLIEEDKQSKQKGYAVSLNYSALTSFAKSCPESALNRVGSMFKSKRKKVKITSEDPTYTVLYLGNATTIQSKGDGCTDVAVGKIWTKSEMGKNGTKMKLTISSQGIRMVHVDDKARRPGHLYLLHRITYCVADPRLPKIFAWIYRHEMKHKAVMLRCHAVLVSKPEKAKAMALLLYQTSATALAEFKRLKRRDDARHQQQQLIGEQTIPLVPLRKLLNGQCYYKPPVERSRSAPKLGSITEDLLGEEEEEKAMHFECEDILDTDDDCVCSGKQELSQIINDLGEMCIGNDVQTLKADLRVTRLLSGESTGSESSIESNQEPNSISNGFEEVKAQEIG from the coding sequence ATGCTGCCTTGGAAGAAGAACAAATTCGACCTGATTGAGGAAGATAAGCAGTCGAAGCAAAAGGGCTATGCCGTGAGTCTGAACTATTCTGCTCTTACGTCCTTCGCCAAATCCTGCCCGGAGAGTGCACTGAACAGAGTTGGGAGCATGTTCAAATCAAAGaggaaaaaagttaaaattactAGCGAGGACCCCACTTACACTGTGCTTTATTTGGGGAACGCCACCACCATACAGTCGAAAGGAGATGGGTGCACAGATGTGGCAGTCGGCAAGATCTGGACCAAAAGCGAGATGGGCAAAAACGGTACCAAGATGAAGCTCACCATCAGCTCGCAAGGCATCCGAATGGTGCATGTGGACGACAAGGCAAGGAGACCGGGACACTTGTATTTGCTGCACCGGATAACCTACTGTGTGGCCGACCCTAGGCTACCCAAGATTTTCGCTTGGATCTATAGGCACGAAATGAAACACAAAGCGGTGATGCTCAGGTGCCACGCAGTGCTGGTCTCCAAGCCCGAAAAGGCGAAAGCGATGGCGCTTTTGCTGTACCAGACCTCGGCGACAGCGCTGGCCGAGTTCAAAAGGCTGAAGCGACGGGACGATGCGcgacaccagcagcagcagctcatAGGCGAGCAAACGATTCCTTTGGTGCCTCTGAGAAAGCTCTTGAACGGACAGTGTTATTACAAGCCCCCGGTGGAGCGCAGTCGGAGCGCACCGAAGCTGGGGTCCATCACGGAGGACCTGTTGggggaggaagaagaggagaaAGCCATGCACTTCGAGTGCGAGGACATTCTCGACACGGACGACGATTGCGTGTGCAGCGGCAAACAAGAACTTTCCCAAATTATCAACGACCTTGGGGAAATGTGCATCGGAAACGATGTTCAGACCCTGAAAGCCGACCTGCGGGTGACTAGGTTGCTCTCCGGCGAAAGCACGGGGAGCGAGTCTTCGATAGAAAGTAACCAAGAACCCAACTCTATTTCCAACGGCTTCGAGGAAGTCAAAGCGCAGGAGATTGGGTGA